In Capsicum annuum cultivar UCD-10X-F1 chromosome 7, UCD10Xv1.1, whole genome shotgun sequence, one genomic interval encodes:
- the LOC107877488 gene encoding zinc finger protein CONSTANS-LIKE 5, whose product MGMLREGSNCFPGVWIGGGAAGMAKPCGCCHLAAALVFCCTDNTFVCLACDTHQHARHERVWVCEVCEQAAASVTCRADAAALCVACDRDIHSANPLAQRHERVPVVPFYHPIESVVKSTAATFLVDLTTTRDIAPCLGHHEESYNNNTKQWIPPNTITTSKLPLVTEMKPSMDFIFSDSENSFLDFDYSSVVSIDTQSQVPHYNPSNDSVVPVQTTTTTTTTSAIKPLPFHHQEKHFEIDFTQSHIKSYNTPSISVSSSSLDVGIVPDGSSISEISYPYMKNVTNNVDLPNLPGEKLLGLDREARVLRYREKKKNRKFEKTIRYASRKAYAETRPRIKGRFAKRNDGDGARGINCDDIDQIFSNGDFIGHDSRYGIVPSFLVN is encoded by the exons atggggATGTTGAGAGAAGGTTCCAATTGTTTCCCCGGCGTATGGATCGGGGGCGGGGCTGCCGGGATGGCAAAGCCATGCGGGTGTTGCCATCTGGCCGCCGCGCTGGTCTTTTGTTGCACGGACAACACGTTCGTTTGCTTGGCCTGCGACACGCATCAGCACGCCAGGCACGAGCGCGTTTGGGTGTGCGAGGTCTGCGAGCAGGCGGCAGCCAGCGTCACCTGCAGGGCCGACGCTGCCGCCCTCTGCGTCGCCTGCGACCGCGACATCCACTCGGCCAACCCGCTCGCACAGCGCCACGAGCGGGTCCCCGTCGTCCCCTTCTACCACCCAATCGAATCCGTCGTCAAATCCACCGCTGCCACCTTCCTCGTCGACCTAACCACGACCAGAGACATAGCCCCATGTCTAGGACATCATGAAGAGagctacaacaacaacacaaaacaATGGATTCCACCaaatacaataacaacatcaaaactTCCATTAGTTACAGAAATGAAACCATCAATGGATTTCATTTTTTCAGATTCAGAAAACAGCTTTCTTGATTTTGATTACTCTTCTGTTGTGTCTATAGACACACAATCACAAGTACCTCATTACAATCCATCAAATGATAGTGTTGTACCAGTACAAACAACTACTACCACTACAACAACTAGTGCAATCAAACCATTGCCATTTCATCATCAAGAAAAACATTTTGAGATTGATTTCACTCAATCTCATATCAAATCTTACAACACCCCATCAATCAGT gtgtcatcatcatcattagatGTTGGAATAGTACCAGATGGAAGTTCAATTTCAGAAATATCATATCCATATATGAAAAATGTGACTAACAATGTTGATTTACCAAATTTGCCGGGCGAAAAATTACTCGGTTTAGACAGAGAAGCAAGAGTTTTACGATatagagagaagaagaaaaatcgaAAATTCGAAAAGACTATTCGATACGCTTCTAGAAAAGCTTATGCTGAAACAAGGCCAAGAATTAAAGGTCGTTTCGCTAAGAGAAATGACGGCGACGGCGCTCGAGGCATTAACTGCGATGACATCGATCAGATATTCTCCAACGGAGATTTTATCGGGCACGATTCACGATACGGCATCGTTCCTTCGTTTTTAGTTAATTAA
- the LOC107877511 gene encoding probable receptor-like serine/threonine-protein kinase At5g57670 isoform X2: MVVSNTNNKSSKILVGISLDVEESKEIISWAIRVLANPNDTIIAQHIVVAEEKSKRFGDQKKLEESKKWQSISKNQTQIRKAKAFVISLMGEFTKTCQDKQVDLEARVGFSSNAGRGLIKEAKSIPADFLLIGGRKNKTCRYPFTIAKYCCERVPDNCSLVVVARKSGQPPPHNIQSNSIRIQENDQTSSRWPKDNNSPSSEKQIITRNSPTTVLNGCEGEENSSSFDENSITKSSILSSSLSSQFKFQQDHQQFKKPPMSPLRRISSFLRSPFDTSSRKKSSRFQNDQENKQQISPLKCFSYEEIASSTNYFHPENLVGQGGYSDVYRGDLEDGRIIAVKRLAKDSNDMNKEKEFLMELGVISHVNHPNTASLVGYCIENGFYLIFKFYPNGTLSSALHGKSNKSLEWPMRYKIALGIARGLHYLHKCCKHRIIHRDIKASNVLLGQDHEPQISDFGLAKWLPNKWTHHAVIPIEGTFGYLAPEYFMHGIVDEKTDIFAFGILLLEIITGRRPVDSSRQNLLLWATPLMEGGKLIELLDPKLEGEFNMDELHKMVLTASYCVRQSSVWRPSTTEVLELLRYGDDSEAARSWRIPKFTSDEVDDYSMVFGYDLPSDLILEDLF; encoded by the exons atggttgtttcaaatactaataataaatcttcaaaaattcttGTTGGAATTTCTTTGGATgttgaagaaagtaaagaaattatTTCTTGGGCAATTAGAGTTTTAGCAAATCCTAATGATACAATTATAGCACAACATATTGTTG TGGCAGAAGAGAAAAGCAAGAGATTTGGTGATCAAAAGAAATTAGAAGAAAGCAAAAAATGGCAATCAATATCaaaaaatcaaactcaaattCGAAAGGCAAAAGCATTTGTTATTTCTTTGATGGGAGAATTTACAAAAACATGTCAAGATAAACAG GTAGATTTAGAAGCAAGAGTTGGTTTTAGTTCTAATGCAGGAAGAGGTTTAATTAAAGAGGCTAAAAGTATTCCAGCTGATTTTCTTCTCATTGgtggaagaaaaaataaaacttgcaG atatCCATTCACAATTGCAAAGTATTGTTGTGAAAGAGTTCCAGATAATTGTTCACTAGTTGTGGTAGCTAGAAAATCAGGCCAACCACCACCACATAATATTCAATCCAATTCAATTCGAATTCAAG AAAATGATCAAACTAGTTCAAGATGGCCTAAAGATAACAATTCCCCTTCATCAGAGAAGCAAATTATTACAAGAAATTCACCAACAACAGTACTAAATGGTTGTGAAGGTGAAGAAAATAGTTCAAGTTTTGATGAAAATTCCATTACAAAATCCtcaatattatcatcatcattatcatcacaatTCAAATTTCAACAAGATCATCAACAATTCAAGAAGCCACCAATGTCTCCGTTAAGGCGAATTTCGTCTTTTTTACGCTCTCCATTCGATACGAGTTCGAGGAAGAAgagttcaagatttcaaaatgatcaagaaaataaacaacaaatttcaccattaaagtGTTTTAGCTATGAGGAAATTGCAAGTTCTACAAATTATTTTCATCCAG agAATTTAGTGGGACAAGGTGGATATTCAGATGTATATAGAGGGGATCTTGAAGATGGAAGAATAATTGCAGTAAAAAGATTAGCAAAAGATAGCAATGatatgaataaagaaaaagaattcttAATGGAATTAGGTGTAATTAGTCATGTTAATCATCCAAATACAGCAAGTTTAGTTGGTTATTGCATTGAAAATGGCTTCTATCTCATCTTCAAATTTTATCCCAATGGCACTCTCTCTTCTGCATTACATG gAAAATCAAATAAATCACTTGAATGGCCAATGAGATATAAAATTGCTCTTGGAATTGCAAGAGGTTTACATTATCTTCATAAATGTTGCAAACATCGTATAATACATCGTGATATCAAAGCTTCAAATGTACTACTTGGACAAGACCATGAGCCTCAG atatCAGATTTTGGGTTAGCAAAATGGCTACCAAATAAATGGACACACCATGCTGTAATTCCAATAGAAGGGACATTTGGATATTTAGCACCAGAATATTTTATGCATGGAATTGTTGATGAAAAAACAGATATTTTTGCATTTGGAATTCTTCTTCTTGAAATTATTACTGGTAGAAGACCTGTTGACTCATCAAGACAAAATCTACTTTTATGG gcaACACCATTGATGGAAGGTGGAAAATTAATTGAATTATTAGATCCAAAATTGGAGGGTGAATTTAATATGGATGAATTGCATAAAATGGTTCTTACAGCTTCATATTGTGTAAGACAATCTTCAGTATGGCGCCCATCAACAACAGAG gtgttAGAATTGTTGAGATATGGTGATGATTCAGAGGCAGCAAGAAGTTGGAGAATACCAAAATTTACAAGTGATGAAGTTGATGATTACTCAATGGTTTTTGGATATGATCTTCCTTCTGATTTAATTTTAGAAGAccttttttaa
- the LOC107877511 gene encoding probable receptor-like serine/threonine-protein kinase At5g57670 isoform X1, with protein sequence MVVSNTNNKSSKILVGISLDVEESKEIISWAIRVLANPNDTIIAQHIVVAEEKSKRFGDQKKLEESKKWQSISKNQTQIRKAKAFVISLMGEFTKTCQDKQVDLEARVGFSSNAGRGLIKEAKSIPADFLLIGGRKNKTCRYPFTIAKYCCERVPDNCSLVVVARKSGQPPPHNIQSNSIRIQANCFAENDQTSSRWPKDNNSPSSEKQIITRNSPTTVLNGCEGEENSSSFDENSITKSSILSSSLSSQFKFQQDHQQFKKPPMSPLRRISSFLRSPFDTSSRKKSSRFQNDQENKQQISPLKCFSYEEIASSTNYFHPENLVGQGGYSDVYRGDLEDGRIIAVKRLAKDSNDMNKEKEFLMELGVISHVNHPNTASLVGYCIENGFYLIFKFYPNGTLSSALHGKSNKSLEWPMRYKIALGIARGLHYLHKCCKHRIIHRDIKASNVLLGQDHEPQISDFGLAKWLPNKWTHHAVIPIEGTFGYLAPEYFMHGIVDEKTDIFAFGILLLEIITGRRPVDSSRQNLLLWATPLMEGGKLIELLDPKLEGEFNMDELHKMVLTASYCVRQSSVWRPSTTEVLELLRYGDDSEAARSWRIPKFTSDEVDDYSMVFGYDLPSDLILEDLF encoded by the exons atggttgtttcaaatactaataataaatcttcaaaaattcttGTTGGAATTTCTTTGGATgttgaagaaagtaaagaaattatTTCTTGGGCAATTAGAGTTTTAGCAAATCCTAATGATACAATTATAGCACAACATATTGTTG TGGCAGAAGAGAAAAGCAAGAGATTTGGTGATCAAAAGAAATTAGAAGAAAGCAAAAAATGGCAATCAATATCaaaaaatcaaactcaaattCGAAAGGCAAAAGCATTTGTTATTTCTTTGATGGGAGAATTTACAAAAACATGTCAAGATAAACAG GTAGATTTAGAAGCAAGAGTTGGTTTTAGTTCTAATGCAGGAAGAGGTTTAATTAAAGAGGCTAAAAGTATTCCAGCTGATTTTCTTCTCATTGgtggaagaaaaaataaaacttgcaG atatCCATTCACAATTGCAAAGTATTGTTGTGAAAGAGTTCCAGATAATTGTTCACTAGTTGTGGTAGCTAGAAAATCAGGCCAACCACCACCACATAATATTCAATCCAATTCAATTCGAATTCAAG CCAATTGTTTTGCAGAAAATGATCAAACTAGTTCAAGATGGCCTAAAGATAACAATTCCCCTTCATCAGAGAAGCAAATTATTACAAGAAATTCACCAACAACAGTACTAAATGGTTGTGAAGGTGAAGAAAATAGTTCAAGTTTTGATGAAAATTCCATTACAAAATCCtcaatattatcatcatcattatcatcacaatTCAAATTTCAACAAGATCATCAACAATTCAAGAAGCCACCAATGTCTCCGTTAAGGCGAATTTCGTCTTTTTTACGCTCTCCATTCGATACGAGTTCGAGGAAGAAgagttcaagatttcaaaatgatcaagaaaataaacaacaaatttcaccattaaagtGTTTTAGCTATGAGGAAATTGCAAGTTCTACAAATTATTTTCATCCAG agAATTTAGTGGGACAAGGTGGATATTCAGATGTATATAGAGGGGATCTTGAAGATGGAAGAATAATTGCAGTAAAAAGATTAGCAAAAGATAGCAATGatatgaataaagaaaaagaattcttAATGGAATTAGGTGTAATTAGTCATGTTAATCATCCAAATACAGCAAGTTTAGTTGGTTATTGCATTGAAAATGGCTTCTATCTCATCTTCAAATTTTATCCCAATGGCACTCTCTCTTCTGCATTACATG gAAAATCAAATAAATCACTTGAATGGCCAATGAGATATAAAATTGCTCTTGGAATTGCAAGAGGTTTACATTATCTTCATAAATGTTGCAAACATCGTATAATACATCGTGATATCAAAGCTTCAAATGTACTACTTGGACAAGACCATGAGCCTCAG atatCAGATTTTGGGTTAGCAAAATGGCTACCAAATAAATGGACACACCATGCTGTAATTCCAATAGAAGGGACATTTGGATATTTAGCACCAGAATATTTTATGCATGGAATTGTTGATGAAAAAACAGATATTTTTGCATTTGGAATTCTTCTTCTTGAAATTATTACTGGTAGAAGACCTGTTGACTCATCAAGACAAAATCTACTTTTATGG gcaACACCATTGATGGAAGGTGGAAAATTAATTGAATTATTAGATCCAAAATTGGAGGGTGAATTTAATATGGATGAATTGCATAAAATGGTTCTTACAGCTTCATATTGTGTAAGACAATCTTCAGTATGGCGCCCATCAACAACAGAG gtgttAGAATTGTTGAGATATGGTGATGATTCAGAGGCAGCAAGAAGTTGGAGAATACCAAAATTTACAAGTGATGAAGTTGATGATTACTCAATGGTTTTTGGATATGATCTTCCTTCTGATTTAATTTTAGAAGAccttttttaa
- the LOC107877511 gene encoding probable receptor-like serine/threonine-protein kinase At5g57670 isoform X3, which produces MAEEKSKRFGDQKKLEESKKWQSISKNQTQIRKAKAFVISLMGEFTKTCQDKQVDLEARVGFSSNAGRGLIKEAKSIPADFLLIGGRKNKTCRYPFTIAKYCCERVPDNCSLVVVARKSGQPPPHNIQSNSIRIQANCFAENDQTSSRWPKDNNSPSSEKQIITRNSPTTVLNGCEGEENSSSFDENSITKSSILSSSLSSQFKFQQDHQQFKKPPMSPLRRISSFLRSPFDTSSRKKSSRFQNDQENKQQISPLKCFSYEEIASSTNYFHPENLVGQGGYSDVYRGDLEDGRIIAVKRLAKDSNDMNKEKEFLMELGVISHVNHPNTASLVGYCIENGFYLIFKFYPNGTLSSALHGKSNKSLEWPMRYKIALGIARGLHYLHKCCKHRIIHRDIKASNVLLGQDHEPQISDFGLAKWLPNKWTHHAVIPIEGTFGYLAPEYFMHGIVDEKTDIFAFGILLLEIITGRRPVDSSRQNLLLWATPLMEGGKLIELLDPKLEGEFNMDELHKMVLTASYCVRQSSVWRPSTTEVLELLRYGDDSEAARSWRIPKFTSDEVDDYSMVFGYDLPSDLILEDLF; this is translated from the exons A TGGCAGAAGAGAAAAGCAAGAGATTTGGTGATCAAAAGAAATTAGAAGAAAGCAAAAAATGGCAATCAATATCaaaaaatcaaactcaaattCGAAAGGCAAAAGCATTTGTTATTTCTTTGATGGGAGAATTTACAAAAACATGTCAAGATAAACAG GTAGATTTAGAAGCAAGAGTTGGTTTTAGTTCTAATGCAGGAAGAGGTTTAATTAAAGAGGCTAAAAGTATTCCAGCTGATTTTCTTCTCATTGgtggaagaaaaaataaaacttgcaG atatCCATTCACAATTGCAAAGTATTGTTGTGAAAGAGTTCCAGATAATTGTTCACTAGTTGTGGTAGCTAGAAAATCAGGCCAACCACCACCACATAATATTCAATCCAATTCAATTCGAATTCAAG CCAATTGTTTTGCAGAAAATGATCAAACTAGTTCAAGATGGCCTAAAGATAACAATTCCCCTTCATCAGAGAAGCAAATTATTACAAGAAATTCACCAACAACAGTACTAAATGGTTGTGAAGGTGAAGAAAATAGTTCAAGTTTTGATGAAAATTCCATTACAAAATCCtcaatattatcatcatcattatcatcacaatTCAAATTTCAACAAGATCATCAACAATTCAAGAAGCCACCAATGTCTCCGTTAAGGCGAATTTCGTCTTTTTTACGCTCTCCATTCGATACGAGTTCGAGGAAGAAgagttcaagatttcaaaatgatcaagaaaataaacaacaaatttcaccattaaagtGTTTTAGCTATGAGGAAATTGCAAGTTCTACAAATTATTTTCATCCAG agAATTTAGTGGGACAAGGTGGATATTCAGATGTATATAGAGGGGATCTTGAAGATGGAAGAATAATTGCAGTAAAAAGATTAGCAAAAGATAGCAATGatatgaataaagaaaaagaattcttAATGGAATTAGGTGTAATTAGTCATGTTAATCATCCAAATACAGCAAGTTTAGTTGGTTATTGCATTGAAAATGGCTTCTATCTCATCTTCAAATTTTATCCCAATGGCACTCTCTCTTCTGCATTACATG gAAAATCAAATAAATCACTTGAATGGCCAATGAGATATAAAATTGCTCTTGGAATTGCAAGAGGTTTACATTATCTTCATAAATGTTGCAAACATCGTATAATACATCGTGATATCAAAGCTTCAAATGTACTACTTGGACAAGACCATGAGCCTCAG atatCAGATTTTGGGTTAGCAAAATGGCTACCAAATAAATGGACACACCATGCTGTAATTCCAATAGAAGGGACATTTGGATATTTAGCACCAGAATATTTTATGCATGGAATTGTTGATGAAAAAACAGATATTTTTGCATTTGGAATTCTTCTTCTTGAAATTATTACTGGTAGAAGACCTGTTGACTCATCAAGACAAAATCTACTTTTATGG gcaACACCATTGATGGAAGGTGGAAAATTAATTGAATTATTAGATCCAAAATTGGAGGGTGAATTTAATATGGATGAATTGCATAAAATGGTTCTTACAGCTTCATATTGTGTAAGACAATCTTCAGTATGGCGCCCATCAACAACAGAG gtgttAGAATTGTTGAGATATGGTGATGATTCAGAGGCAGCAAGAAGTTGGAGAATACCAAAATTTACAAGTGATGAAGTTGATGATTACTCAATGGTTTTTGGATATGATCTTCCTTCTGATTTAATTTTAGAAGAccttttttaa
- the LOC107876996 gene encoding PTI1-like tyrosine-protein kinase At3g15890, whose protein sequence is MGSSFSCCGDEKVDEGQNNGVVGENSWRIFTYKELYAATNGFNEDNKLGEGGFGSVYWGKTSDGLQIAVKKLKSMNSKAEMEFAVEVEVLGRVRHKNLLGLRGYCAGNEQRLIVYDYMPNLSLLSHIHGHLSREVQLDWKKRMKIAIGSAEGLLYLHQEVTPHIIHRDIKASNVLLDSNYEPLVADFGFAKLIPEGVSHMTTRVKGTLGYLAPEYAMWGKVSESCDVYSYGILLLELITGKKPIERLPNGVKRTITQWMEPIIAKERFKDLVDPKLKGNFDEIQLKQTIRVAALCVQNEPDKRPTMKEVVCILKGGEANHLGDLRIQSVKYGDDLMAMDQNCDQEDNYEISNSDQGNESSVYGVFGAMQMQKMQDTYKHYGEK, encoded by the exons GCAAAACAATGGGGTAGTTGGTGAAAATTCTTGGAGAATATTCACATACAAAGAGTTATATGCAGCAACAAATGGTTTTAATGAAGATAACAAGCTTGGAGAAGGTGGTTTTGGAAGTGTCTACTGGGGTAAAACTTCTGATGGTCTTCag ATAGCAGTAAAGAAACTAAAGTCAATGAATTCAAAAGCAGAAATGGAATTTGCTGTGGAAGTTGAAGTTCTTGGAAGAGTTAGACACAAGAATTTGTTAGGACTAAGAGGTTATTGTGCTGGAAATGAACAAAGATTAATTGTGTATGATTACATGCCAAATTTGAGTTTACTATCACATATACATGGTCATTTATCAAGAGAAGTTCAATTGGATtggaaaaaaagaatgaaaattgcTATTGGCTCTGCTGAAGGACTCTT gTATTTGCATCAGGAAGTTACACCCCATATAATTCACAGAGACATCAAAGCTAGTAATGTGTTACTTGATTCAAATTATGAACCACTTGTTGCTGATTTTGGATTTGCAAAATTAATACCAGAAGGTGTTAGTCACATGACGACACGTGTCAAAGGTACATTGGGTTATTTAGCACCAGAATATGCTATGTGGGGTAAAGTATCTGAAAGTTGCGACGTTTATAGCTATGGCATTCTTTTGCTTGAATTAATTACTGGTAAAAAACCAATTGAAAGACTTCCAAATGGTGTTAAAAGGACAATTACACAATGGATGGAACCAATTATAGCTAAAGAAAGATTTAAAGATCTTGTTGATCCTAAGTTAAAGGGTAATTTCGACGAAATTCAATTGAAACAAACGATTCGCGTAGCAGCATTGTGTGTTCAGAACGAGCCTGATAAACGACCAACGATGAAAGAAGTTGTGTGTATTTTGAAAGGGGGAGAGGCAAATCATCTTGGGGATTTGAGGATTCAAAGTGTTAAATATGGTGATGATTTAATGGCAATGGATCAAAATTGTGATCAAGAAGATAATTATGAAATTAGTAATAGTGATCAAGGTAATGAAAGTAGTGTTTATGGTGTATTTGGTGCTATGCAAATGCAAAAAATGCAAGATACTTATAAGCATTATGGAGAGAAATAA